The Candidatus Sericytochromatia bacterium genome includes a window with the following:
- a CDS encoding cyanophycinase, protein MEQTKGQLVIIGGAEDRTGHKEILGRVVELSGGREAHMVVLTTASSLGREIERVYHTAFTDLGARQVTTLHVHDRIAANDPAIAEVVLNAGGIFMTGGDQSRLAAILGGSEVGKAMHRAYKRRGACVAGTSAGASAISEHMVASGRQGVHPRKGMLNLVPGLGLLNRVIIDQHFSQRHRLGRLLSIVAQNPFLLGLGIDEDTAVVVAPDTSLSVVGAGAVTIVDARQMDYSNVHEARTGQILAMSNIQLHVLPAGARFHIESRLLQHEA, encoded by the coding sequence GTGGAGCAGACAAAAGGCCAGCTGGTCATCATCGGGGGCGCCGAGGATCGCACCGGCCACAAGGAAATCCTGGGACGCGTGGTGGAGCTGTCCGGCGGCCGGGAGGCCCATATGGTGGTGCTCACCACGGCCAGCAGCCTCGGGCGCGAGATCGAGCGCGTGTACCACACGGCCTTCACCGATCTGGGCGCCCGGCAGGTCACCACGCTGCACGTGCATGACCGCATCGCGGCCAATGACCCGGCGATCGCCGAGGTGGTGCTGAACGCCGGCGGCATCTTCATGACCGGCGGCGACCAGAGTCGCCTGGCCGCGATCCTGGGCGGCTCCGAGGTCGGCAAGGCCATGCACCGCGCCTACAAGCGCCGCGGCGCCTGCGTGGCCGGCACCAGTGCGGGGGCCTCGGCCATCTCCGAGCACATGGTCGCCAGCGGGCGGCAGGGCGTCCACCCGCGCAAGGGCATGTTGAACCTCGTGCCCGGCCTGGGGCTGCTCAACCGCGTGATCATTGACCAGCATTTCTCGCAGCGCCATCGGCTGGGCCGGCTGCTCTCGATCGTGGCCCAGAACCCTTTCCTGCTGGGGCTCGGCATCGACGAGGACACCGCCGTGGTGGTGGCCCCCGACACGTCGCTGTCCGTGGTCGGGGCCGGCGCCGTGACGATCGTGGATGCGCGGCAGATGGACTACTCCAACGTCCACGAAGCCCGCACCGGCCAGATCCTCGCGATGAGCAACATCCAGCTGCACGTGCTGCCCGCCGGGGCGCGCTTCCACATCGAATCGCGCCTGCTGCAGCACGAGGCCCA
- a CDS encoding lipopolysaccharide biosynthesis protein has translation MPRAQRYVTLGHPAPAGRAPRVPFFRLPVSDASTPSQTKPAPSLARSSAWNALASVLTVLGRAGATVLVARGLAPEQTGLLVLGLWIVEMAALVVGLGLPSGLTRFGAVAAGRGDESELRALSAWIWRVQLALLGLGALALALSLQWGSALAVLRPLTPGFCLLLVGQGLGSLLAGRLAASQAFPRAAGLQATAAGLLVVAVGLGIQLGGVSGALWGYVIGQLPLAFGALYVLGRDQAPTPPTAPLKREVWRFALASWSAGLVSALVWSRLELAFLARSVGSEAVAQFSVALSMAGFVSQLPLLVSGALVSHFASNAAHPDPGRNQQAYASATRVLASVLFPTCFMASAAMPVLLPWLFGPAFAPAVPIAAGLAAASALNVSAVGSALIHGAGRAGFITRTCLLGGGLTIASGLLLVPWGGTVAAAASRAVVQGLMVGIGCWYIARRLHTPVPLDSLARTAVAAALAAGAIALLMAAAAPPWSLLPGLPVALGLYLWGLRQLKALTISDGEALDRWAGRLPAALAGPAQRTVRWLVRWP, from the coding sequence ATGCCCCGCGCGCAGCGTTATGTCACACTGGGCCATCCCGCCCCTGCCGGTCGGGCCCCGCGCGTCCCCTTTTTCCGCTTGCCCGTGTCCGACGCTTCGACGCCCTCTCAGACCAAACCCGCGCCGAGCCTGGCGCGCAGCAGCGCCTGGAATGCCCTGGCGAGCGTCCTGACGGTGCTCGGGCGGGCCGGGGCGACAGTGCTGGTGGCGCGTGGCCTCGCCCCGGAGCAGACCGGCCTGCTGGTGCTGGGGCTCTGGATCGTGGAGATGGCCGCGCTGGTCGTCGGGCTGGGGCTGCCGAGCGGGCTCACGCGCTTCGGCGCGGTGGCCGCCGGACGCGGCGACGAGAGCGAACTGCGCGCGCTCAGTGCCTGGATCTGGCGCGTGCAGCTGGCCCTGCTGGGGCTGGGCGCCCTGGCCCTGGCGCTGAGCCTGCAGTGGGGCAGCGCGCTGGCGGTGCTGCGTCCCCTGACGCCCGGCTTTTGCCTGCTGCTCGTGGGCCAGGGCCTGGGGAGCTTGCTGGCCGGACGGCTGGCCGCCAGCCAGGCCTTTCCGCGCGCCGCGGGCTTGCAGGCGACGGCGGCCGGGTTGCTGGTGGTCGCGGTCGGGCTCGGGATCCAGCTGGGAGGGGTGTCCGGGGCGCTCTGGGGTTACGTGATCGGCCAGCTGCCCCTGGCGTTTGGGGCCCTGTACGTCCTGGGTCGTGACCAGGCCCCCACTCCGCCGACGGCGCCCCTGAAGCGAGAAGTCTGGCGCTTCGCGCTGGCCAGCTGGAGCGCGGGCCTGGTCTCGGCGCTGGTCTGGTCACGCCTGGAGCTGGCCTTTCTGGCGCGCAGCGTCGGCAGCGAGGCGGTGGCCCAGTTTTCGGTGGCCCTCAGCATGGCCGGCTTCGTCAGCCAGCTGCCCCTGCTGGTCAGCGGGGCCCTGGTGAGTCATTTCGCCAGCAACGCGGCGCATCCGGACCCTGGCCGCAACCAGCAAGCCTATGCCAGCGCCACCCGCGTGCTGGCCAGCGTGCTGTTTCCCACCTGTTTCATGGCCAGTGCCGCCATGCCGGTGCTGCTGCCGTGGCTGTTCGGGCCTGCCTTTGCGCCGGCGGTGCCGATCGCCGCGGGCCTGGCCGCCGCCTCGGCCCTGAACGTCTCGGCGGTCGGCTCCGCGCTGATTCACGGCGCCGGCCGGGCCGGCTTCATCACCCGCACCTGCCTGCTGGGCGGCGGGCTGACGATCGCGAGCGGCCTGCTGCTGGTGCCCTGGGGCGGCACCGTCGCGGCCGCGGCGAGCCGGGCCGTGGTGCAAGGCCTGATGGTGGGCATCGGCTGCTGGTACATCGCCCGGCGCCTGCACACCCCGGTGCCGCTCGACTCGTTGGCCCGCACGGCCGTGGCCGCGGCGCTCGCGGCGGGGGCGATCGCCCTGCTGATGGCCGCCGCCGCACCGCCCTGGTCACTGCTGCCGGGGCTGCCGGTCGCGCTCGGCCTGTACCTGTGGGGCCTGCGCCAGTTGAAGGCGCTCACGATCAGCGACGGTGAGGCCCTGGACCGCTGGGCCGGCCGGCTGCCGGCGGCCCTGGCGGGGCCGGCGCAACGCACCGTGCGCTGGTTGGTGAGGTGGCCATGA
- a CDS encoding glycosyltransferase family 4 protein — protein sequence MRLALVCNEYPPLPSGGIGTFVHTLAPGLAARGHAVTVVGLGNEATERLEDGVRVVSLPGDTRRGLAGLRNRLRLQRWLRREGAQAPWDVVEVPDFQGMLPFRLPGTPVVVRLHLSATAIARQADQRAGLGTHLFERLTLQRHPDWIAVSQHASTLTQETFGLTPRSVTVQYYPVSPPTGRAQSLALPGRFWLYAGTLSRRKGALLVAEAAREALAAHPAHHLVFAGPSIQEAGEDTGETIRAIVGPRLAERVHLLGRLDRATLFAVMQAADALLMPSSLETFGLVAAEAMWCGTPVIATQAPPFTEYLEDGRTGILVPPDDAPALASALARLGAFPAWADALREASQAHIRQHFSLAATLTANEALYERLRENTPRRPR from the coding sequence ATGAGGCTGGCCCTGGTCTGCAACGAATATCCCCCCTTGCCCAGCGGAGGCATCGGCACCTTCGTGCACACGCTGGCGCCGGGGCTCGCGGCGCGGGGCCACGCCGTGACGGTGGTCGGCCTGGGGAACGAGGCCACGGAACGACTCGAGGACGGGGTGCGCGTGGTGAGCCTGCCGGGCGATACCCGACGCGGCCTGGCCGGGCTGCGCAATCGGCTCCGCCTCCAGCGCTGGCTGCGCCGGGAGGGCGCGCAGGCCCCTTGGGACGTGGTCGAGGTGCCCGACTTCCAGGGCATGCTGCCGTTCCGCCTGCCCGGCACCCCGGTGGTCGTGCGGCTGCACCTGAGCGCCACGGCGATCGCCCGACAAGCCGACCAGCGGGCGGGACTGGGCACCCACCTGTTCGAGCGTCTGACGCTGCAGCGGCACCCGGACTGGATCGCCGTCTCCCAGCACGCCTCGACGCTCACGCAAGAGACCTTCGGGCTCACGCCCCGCAGCGTGACGGTGCAGTACTACCCCGTGAGCCCCCCCACCGGCAGGGCGCAGTCACTCGCTCTGCCCGGCCGTTTCTGGCTGTATGCCGGCACCCTGTCGCGCCGCAAGGGGGCCCTGCTGGTGGCCGAGGCCGCCCGCGAGGCCCTGGCGGCGCATCCGGCCCATCACCTGGTGTTCGCGGGCCCCAGCATCCAGGAGGCCGGTGAGGACACCGGCGAGACCATTCGGGCGATCGTGGGCCCGCGGCTGGCCGAGCGGGTCCACCTGCTGGGGCGCCTCGACCGGGCCACGCTGTTTGCCGTCATGCAGGCCGCCGACGCCCTGCTGATGCCGAGCAGCCTGGAAACCTTCGGGCTGGTGGCCGCCGAGGCGATGTGGTGCGGCACGCCGGTGATCGCCACCCAGGCCCCGCCCTTCACCGAGTACCTCGAAGACGGTCGAACCGGCATTCTCGTCCCGCCGGACGACGCGCCGGCCCTGGCAAGCGCGCTCGCACGGCTGGGCGCCTTCCCGGCCTGGGCCGACGCGCTGCGCGAGGCCAGCCAGGCCCATATCCGGCAGCATTTCAGCCTGGCGGCGACCCTGACCGCCAACGAGGCCCTCTATGAGCGGCTGCGTGAGAACACCCCCCGGAGGCCCCGATGA